The Synchiropus splendidus isolate RoL2022-P1 chromosome 1, RoL_Sspl_1.0, whole genome shotgun sequence genome includes a window with the following:
- the nfe2l1b gene encoding endoplasmic reticulum membrane sensor NFE2L1b isoform X3 gives MLYLKKYFTEGLIQFTILLSLIGVRVDFDTYLSNQLPPLREIILGPSSAYTPTQFHNLRNTLDGYGIHPKSVDLDHFFTTRRLLNQVRQLDRLSVPSTELNTWLVHRDSETVVSASSQSSPSITLDNGADIEDINNLDATPAMRAGSGASESTYNLNVADSSLGAVAPDGTQEPSSRDGNDDLSKEDIDLIDILWRQDIDLGAGREVFNYSNRQKENEEEEEEKPKAQENKEGNEEPESWRNGVNLLGGQPVDGETGESIPEQFPARVLAPVSVEEAPSTSQGLSLAPQLSVVEPQLDLEQQWQDIMAIMELQVSAMEVNTSLHMSTSSNTSQTTDANSAGSFGLSPHSASINQNVSFHQASLPSCSQNVPQVFQTQVDSISSPARPSMLRVSSSNSTNINSTFGATNLTGIFLPPPMNSSSSNITTAVTNPSILQDPFSTLLEESMLDEISLLDLAMEEGFSQAQASQLEDELDSDSGLSLDSSHSPASPSSSETSCSSAASSSSTSATFSEEGAVGYSTDSEVTNAEPEEGAVGGYQPGFSKLCRMSYQDPSQFHNLPQLEGISHNHTYNLPLSSAFTEHPELPGKKNVRDKSSKFLPPQDFIDKHSSRDERRARAMKIPFSNDKIINLPVEEFNELLAKHHLSEAQLALIRDIRRRGKNKMAAQNCRKRKLDTIINLEQGVQDLRRDKARLLKEKVEFIRSIRQMKQKMQSLYQEVFTQLRDEEGRPYPPSEYSLQYSNDGSVLIMPRRISTAEQNRKTEKKQKDKKK, from the exons ATGCTTTACCTGAAAAAGTACTTCACAGAGGGCCTGATTCAGTTCACCATCCTCCTGAGTCTCATTGGGGTCCGGGTGGACTTTGACACCTATCTGAGCAACCAGCTCCCCCCGCTCAGAGAGATCATCCTGGGCCCAAGCTCAGCCTACACTCCCACACAGTTCCACAACCTGCGCAACACGCTGGATGGCTATGGCATACACCCTAAAAGTGTGGACCTCGATCACTTCTTCACAACTCGGCGTTTGCTGAACCAGGTGCGGCAGCTGGATCGTCTCTCTGTGCCCAGTACAGAGCTGAACACTTGGCTAGTGCATCGGGACTCAGAAACAGTTGTGTCCGCCAGTAGCCAATCCAGCCCCAGCATCACCCTGGACAATGGGGCCGACATAGAGGACATTAACAACCTTGACGCTACCCCGGCCATGAGGGCAGGAAGCGGAGCATCTGAATCAACGTACAACCTGAACGTAGCAGACAGCAGCCTGGGAGCGGTGGCTCCAGACGGAACGCAGGAGCCAAGCAGCAGAGATGGCAATGATGATCTTTCCAAAGAG gatATTGACTTGATAGATATATTATGGCGACAGGACATCGACCTTGGAGCTGGAAGAGAAGTGTTCAACTACAGCAACCGTCAGAAagagaatgaggaggaggaggaggagaagcccaAGGCACAGGAGAACAAGGAGGGAAACGAGGAGCCGGAGAGCTGGAGAAACGGCGTGAACCTTCTGGGAGGCCAGCCAGTAGATGGCGAGACTGGAGAGAGCATTCCAGAACAG TTCCCAGCTCGGGTTTTGGCTCCAGTGTCTGTGGAGGAAGCTCCTTCTACATCTCAGGGTCTCTCTCTCGCACCACAACTGTCTGTGGTCGAGCCACAGCTGGACCTGGAGCAGCAGTGGCAGGACATTATGGCCATCATGGAGCTACAAGTGAGT GCAATGGAGGTGAATACGTCGCTCCACATGTCAACGAGCAGCAACACAAGTCAGACGACTGATGCAAACTCAGCAGGAAGTTTTGGGCTCTCTCCTCACTCTGCATCAATCAACCAGAACGTCAGCTTTCACCAGGCTTCACTGCCAAGCTGCAGCCAGAATGTGCCGCAAGTGTTTCAGACACAGGTGGATTCGATTAGCTCTCCTGCGCGACCCTCCATGCTCCGAGTCTCCTCCAGCAACTCTACCAACATAAACTCCACATTTGGAGCCACCAACCTGACTGGGATCTTCCTACCCCCACCTAtgaacagttccagcagcaaCATCACCACAGCTgtcaccaacccgtctatcttGCAAGACCCCTTCAGCACACTGCTGGAGGAGTCCATGCTGGACGAGATCAGCTTACTGGATCTTGCCATGGAGGAGGGCTTCAGCCAGGCCCAGGCTTCCCAACTAGAGGATGAACTTGATTCCGATTCTGGCTTGTCCCTAGACTCCAGCCACAGTCCTGCATCTCCAAGCAGTTCTGAGAcctcctgctcttctgctgcctcctcctcatcaacttctgCCACGTTTTCAGAGGAAGGTGCCGTCGGCTATAGCACAGACTCTGAAGTCACCAATGCAGAGCCAGAGGAAGGAGCTGTTGGTGGTTATCAGCCTGGCTTCAGCAAACTCTGCAGGATGAGCTATCAGGACCCATCCCAGTTCCACAACCTCCCTCAGCTCGAGGGCATCAGCCACAATCACACGTACAACCTGCCACTTTCCTCTGCTTTCACTGAGCACCCAGAGCTCCCCGGCAAGAAGAACGTTCGAGACAAGAGCTCAAAGTTTCTGCCTCCACAGGACTTCATAGACAAGCACTCTAGTCGTGACGAACGTCGTGCCCGTGCCATGAAAATACCCTTCTCCAACGACAAGATCATCAACCTGCCCGTGGAAGAGTTCAACGAGCTTTTGGCCAAACACCACCTGAGTGAAGCCCAGCTGGCTCTGATCCGCGACATCCGCAGACGCGGCAAGAACAAGATGGCAGCTCAGAACTGCCGCAAACGCAAGCTCGATACCATCATCAACCTGGAGCAGGGAGTTCAGGACCTGAGACGCGACAAGGCCCGTTTGCTGAAGGAGAAAGTGGAGTTCATTCGCTCCATCCGACAGATGAAGCAGAAGATGCAAAGTCTGTACCAGGAAGTGTTCACTCAGCTTCGGGACGAGGAGGGCCGGCCCTATCCACCCAGCGAGTACTCTCTTCAGTACAGTAATGATGGTAGTGTGCTCATCATGCCACGGCGCATTTCCACTGCGGAGCAGAACAGGAAAACGGAGAAGAAacagaaagacaaaaagaagtga
- the nfe2l1b gene encoding endoplasmic reticulum membrane sensor NFE2L1b isoform X1 yields the protein MLYLKKYFTEGLIQFTILLSLIGVRVDFDTYLSNQLPPLREIILGPSSAYTPTQFHNLRNTLDGYGIHPKSVDLDHFFTTRRLLNQVRQLDRLSVPSTELNTWLVHRDSETVVSASSQSSPSITLDNGADIEDINNLDATPAMRAGSGASESTYNLNVADSSLGAVAPDGTQEPSSRDGNDDLSKEDIDLIDILWRQDIDLGAGREVFNYSNRQKENEEEEEEKPKAQENKEGNEEPESWRNGVNLLGGQPVDGETGESIPEQLPALGSQTSLSLQECLRLLEATFPFGEESEFPARVLAPVSVEEAPSTSQGLSLAPQLSVVEPQLDLEQQWQDIMAIMELQVSAMEVNTSLHMSTSSNTSQTTDANSAGSFGLSPHSASINQNVSFHQASLPSCSQNVPQVFQTQVDSISSPARPSMLRVSSSNSTNINSTFGATNLTGIFLPPPMNSSSSNITTAVTNPSILQDPFSTLLEESMLDEISLLDLAMEEGFSQAQASQLEDELDSDSGLSLDSSHSPASPSSSETSCSSAASSSSTSATFSEEGAVGYSTDSEVTNAEPEEGAVGGYQPGFSKLCRMSYQDPSQFHNLPQLEGISHNHTYNLPLSSAFTEHPELPGKKNVRDKSSKFLPPQDFIDKHSSRDERRARAMKIPFSNDKIINLPVEEFNELLAKHHLSEAQLALIRDIRRRGKNKMAAQNCRKRKLDTIINLEQGVQDLRRDKARLLKEKVEFIRSIRQMKQKMQSLYQEVFTQLRDEEGRPYPPSEYSLQYSNDGSVLIMPRRISTAEQNRKTEKKQKDKKK from the exons ATGCTTTACCTGAAAAAGTACTTCACAGAGGGCCTGATTCAGTTCACCATCCTCCTGAGTCTCATTGGGGTCCGGGTGGACTTTGACACCTATCTGAGCAACCAGCTCCCCCCGCTCAGAGAGATCATCCTGGGCCCAAGCTCAGCCTACACTCCCACACAGTTCCACAACCTGCGCAACACGCTGGATGGCTATGGCATACACCCTAAAAGTGTGGACCTCGATCACTTCTTCACAACTCGGCGTTTGCTGAACCAGGTGCGGCAGCTGGATCGTCTCTCTGTGCCCAGTACAGAGCTGAACACTTGGCTAGTGCATCGGGACTCAGAAACAGTTGTGTCCGCCAGTAGCCAATCCAGCCCCAGCATCACCCTGGACAATGGGGCCGACATAGAGGACATTAACAACCTTGACGCTACCCCGGCCATGAGGGCAGGAAGCGGAGCATCTGAATCAACGTACAACCTGAACGTAGCAGACAGCAGCCTGGGAGCGGTGGCTCCAGACGGAACGCAGGAGCCAAGCAGCAGAGATGGCAATGATGATCTTTCCAAAGAG gatATTGACTTGATAGATATATTATGGCGACAGGACATCGACCTTGGAGCTGGAAGAGAAGTGTTCAACTACAGCAACCGTCAGAAagagaatgaggaggaggaggaggagaagcccaAGGCACAGGAGAACAAGGAGGGAAACGAGGAGCCGGAGAGCTGGAGAAACGGCGTGAACCTTCTGGGAGGCCAGCCAGTAGATGGCGAGACTGGAGAGAGCATTCCAGAACAG CTGCCAGCTCTTGGCTCACAGACCTCGCTGTCCCTACAAGAATGTTTGAGACTTCTGGAAGCTACGTTTCCATTTGGGGAGGAATCTGag TTCCCAGCTCGGGTTTTGGCTCCAGTGTCTGTGGAGGAAGCTCCTTCTACATCTCAGGGTCTCTCTCTCGCACCACAACTGTCTGTGGTCGAGCCACAGCTGGACCTGGAGCAGCAGTGGCAGGACATTATGGCCATCATGGAGCTACAAGTGAGT GCAATGGAGGTGAATACGTCGCTCCACATGTCAACGAGCAGCAACACAAGTCAGACGACTGATGCAAACTCAGCAGGAAGTTTTGGGCTCTCTCCTCACTCTGCATCAATCAACCAGAACGTCAGCTTTCACCAGGCTTCACTGCCAAGCTGCAGCCAGAATGTGCCGCAAGTGTTTCAGACACAGGTGGATTCGATTAGCTCTCCTGCGCGACCCTCCATGCTCCGAGTCTCCTCCAGCAACTCTACCAACATAAACTCCACATTTGGAGCCACCAACCTGACTGGGATCTTCCTACCCCCACCTAtgaacagttccagcagcaaCATCACCACAGCTgtcaccaacccgtctatcttGCAAGACCCCTTCAGCACACTGCTGGAGGAGTCCATGCTGGACGAGATCAGCTTACTGGATCTTGCCATGGAGGAGGGCTTCAGCCAGGCCCAGGCTTCCCAACTAGAGGATGAACTTGATTCCGATTCTGGCTTGTCCCTAGACTCCAGCCACAGTCCTGCATCTCCAAGCAGTTCTGAGAcctcctgctcttctgctgcctcctcctcatcaacttctgCCACGTTTTCAGAGGAAGGTGCCGTCGGCTATAGCACAGACTCTGAAGTCACCAATGCAGAGCCAGAGGAAGGAGCTGTTGGTGGTTATCAGCCTGGCTTCAGCAAACTCTGCAGGATGAGCTATCAGGACCCATCCCAGTTCCACAACCTCCCTCAGCTCGAGGGCATCAGCCACAATCACACGTACAACCTGCCACTTTCCTCTGCTTTCACTGAGCACCCAGAGCTCCCCGGCAAGAAGAACGTTCGAGACAAGAGCTCAAAGTTTCTGCCTCCACAGGACTTCATAGACAAGCACTCTAGTCGTGACGAACGTCGTGCCCGTGCCATGAAAATACCCTTCTCCAACGACAAGATCATCAACCTGCCCGTGGAAGAGTTCAACGAGCTTTTGGCCAAACACCACCTGAGTGAAGCCCAGCTGGCTCTGATCCGCGACATCCGCAGACGCGGCAAGAACAAGATGGCAGCTCAGAACTGCCGCAAACGCAAGCTCGATACCATCATCAACCTGGAGCAGGGAGTTCAGGACCTGAGACGCGACAAGGCCCGTTTGCTGAAGGAGAAAGTGGAGTTCATTCGCTCCATCCGACAGATGAAGCAGAAGATGCAAAGTCTGTACCAGGAAGTGTTCACTCAGCTTCGGGACGAGGAGGGCCGGCCCTATCCACCCAGCGAGTACTCTCTTCAGTACAGTAATGATGGTAGTGTGCTCATCATGCCACGGCGCATTTCCACTGCGGAGCAGAACAGGAAAACGGAGAAGAAacagaaagacaaaaagaagtga
- the nfe2l1b gene encoding endoplasmic reticulum membrane sensor NFE2L1b isoform X2, translating into MLYLKKYFTEGLIQFTILLSLIGVRVDFDTYLSNQLPPLREIILGPSSAYTPTQFHNLRNTLDGYGIHPKSVDLDHFFTTRRLLNQVRQLDRLSVPSTELNTWLVHRDSETVVSASSQSSPSITLDNGADIEDINNLDATPAMRAGSGASESTYNLNVADSSLGAVAPDGTQEPSSRDGNDDLSKEDIDLIDILWRQDIDLGAGREVFNYSNRQKENEEEEEEKPKAQENKEGNEEPESWRNGVNLLGGQPVDGETGESIPEQLPALGSQTSLSLQECLRLLEATFPFGEESEFPARVLAPVSVEEAPSTSQGLSLAPQLSVVEPQLDLEQQWQDIMAIMELQAMEVNTSLHMSTSSNTSQTTDANSAGSFGLSPHSASINQNVSFHQASLPSCSQNVPQVFQTQVDSISSPARPSMLRVSSSNSTNINSTFGATNLTGIFLPPPMNSSSSNITTAVTNPSILQDPFSTLLEESMLDEISLLDLAMEEGFSQAQASQLEDELDSDSGLSLDSSHSPASPSSSETSCSSAASSSSTSATFSEEGAVGYSTDSEVTNAEPEEGAVGGYQPGFSKLCRMSYQDPSQFHNLPQLEGISHNHTYNLPLSSAFTEHPELPGKKNVRDKSSKFLPPQDFIDKHSSRDERRARAMKIPFSNDKIINLPVEEFNELLAKHHLSEAQLALIRDIRRRGKNKMAAQNCRKRKLDTIINLEQGVQDLRRDKARLLKEKVEFIRSIRQMKQKMQSLYQEVFTQLRDEEGRPYPPSEYSLQYSNDGSVLIMPRRISTAEQNRKTEKKQKDKKK; encoded by the exons ATGCTTTACCTGAAAAAGTACTTCACAGAGGGCCTGATTCAGTTCACCATCCTCCTGAGTCTCATTGGGGTCCGGGTGGACTTTGACACCTATCTGAGCAACCAGCTCCCCCCGCTCAGAGAGATCATCCTGGGCCCAAGCTCAGCCTACACTCCCACACAGTTCCACAACCTGCGCAACACGCTGGATGGCTATGGCATACACCCTAAAAGTGTGGACCTCGATCACTTCTTCACAACTCGGCGTTTGCTGAACCAGGTGCGGCAGCTGGATCGTCTCTCTGTGCCCAGTACAGAGCTGAACACTTGGCTAGTGCATCGGGACTCAGAAACAGTTGTGTCCGCCAGTAGCCAATCCAGCCCCAGCATCACCCTGGACAATGGGGCCGACATAGAGGACATTAACAACCTTGACGCTACCCCGGCCATGAGGGCAGGAAGCGGAGCATCTGAATCAACGTACAACCTGAACGTAGCAGACAGCAGCCTGGGAGCGGTGGCTCCAGACGGAACGCAGGAGCCAAGCAGCAGAGATGGCAATGATGATCTTTCCAAAGAG gatATTGACTTGATAGATATATTATGGCGACAGGACATCGACCTTGGAGCTGGAAGAGAAGTGTTCAACTACAGCAACCGTCAGAAagagaatgaggaggaggaggaggagaagcccaAGGCACAGGAGAACAAGGAGGGAAACGAGGAGCCGGAGAGCTGGAGAAACGGCGTGAACCTTCTGGGAGGCCAGCCAGTAGATGGCGAGACTGGAGAGAGCATTCCAGAACAG CTGCCAGCTCTTGGCTCACAGACCTCGCTGTCCCTACAAGAATGTTTGAGACTTCTGGAAGCTACGTTTCCATTTGGGGAGGAATCTGag TTCCCAGCTCGGGTTTTGGCTCCAGTGTCTGTGGAGGAAGCTCCTTCTACATCTCAGGGTCTCTCTCTCGCACCACAACTGTCTGTGGTCGAGCCACAGCTGGACCTGGAGCAGCAGTGGCAGGACATTATGGCCATCATGGAGCTACAA GCAATGGAGGTGAATACGTCGCTCCACATGTCAACGAGCAGCAACACAAGTCAGACGACTGATGCAAACTCAGCAGGAAGTTTTGGGCTCTCTCCTCACTCTGCATCAATCAACCAGAACGTCAGCTTTCACCAGGCTTCACTGCCAAGCTGCAGCCAGAATGTGCCGCAAGTGTTTCAGACACAGGTGGATTCGATTAGCTCTCCTGCGCGACCCTCCATGCTCCGAGTCTCCTCCAGCAACTCTACCAACATAAACTCCACATTTGGAGCCACCAACCTGACTGGGATCTTCCTACCCCCACCTAtgaacagttccagcagcaaCATCACCACAGCTgtcaccaacccgtctatcttGCAAGACCCCTTCAGCACACTGCTGGAGGAGTCCATGCTGGACGAGATCAGCTTACTGGATCTTGCCATGGAGGAGGGCTTCAGCCAGGCCCAGGCTTCCCAACTAGAGGATGAACTTGATTCCGATTCTGGCTTGTCCCTAGACTCCAGCCACAGTCCTGCATCTCCAAGCAGTTCTGAGAcctcctgctcttctgctgcctcctcctcatcaacttctgCCACGTTTTCAGAGGAAGGTGCCGTCGGCTATAGCACAGACTCTGAAGTCACCAATGCAGAGCCAGAGGAAGGAGCTGTTGGTGGTTATCAGCCTGGCTTCAGCAAACTCTGCAGGATGAGCTATCAGGACCCATCCCAGTTCCACAACCTCCCTCAGCTCGAGGGCATCAGCCACAATCACACGTACAACCTGCCACTTTCCTCTGCTTTCACTGAGCACCCAGAGCTCCCCGGCAAGAAGAACGTTCGAGACAAGAGCTCAAAGTTTCTGCCTCCACAGGACTTCATAGACAAGCACTCTAGTCGTGACGAACGTCGTGCCCGTGCCATGAAAATACCCTTCTCCAACGACAAGATCATCAACCTGCCCGTGGAAGAGTTCAACGAGCTTTTGGCCAAACACCACCTGAGTGAAGCCCAGCTGGCTCTGATCCGCGACATCCGCAGACGCGGCAAGAACAAGATGGCAGCTCAGAACTGCCGCAAACGCAAGCTCGATACCATCATCAACCTGGAGCAGGGAGTTCAGGACCTGAGACGCGACAAGGCCCGTTTGCTGAAGGAGAAAGTGGAGTTCATTCGCTCCATCCGACAGATGAAGCAGAAGATGCAAAGTCTGTACCAGGAAGTGTTCACTCAGCTTCGGGACGAGGAGGGCCGGCCCTATCCACCCAGCGAGTACTCTCTTCAGTACAGTAATGATGGTAGTGTGCTCATCATGCCACGGCGCATTTCCACTGCGGAGCAGAACAGGAAAACGGAGAAGAAacagaaagacaaaaagaagtga
- the nfe2l1b gene encoding endoplasmic reticulum membrane sensor NFE2L1b isoform X4 has translation MLYLKKYFTEGLIQFTILLSLIGVRVDFDTYLSNQLPPLREIILGPSSAYTPTQFHNLRNTLDGYGIHPKSVDLDHFFTTRRLLNQVRQLDRLSVPSTELNTWLVHRDSETVVSASSQSSPSITLDNGADIEDINNLDATPAMRAGSGASESTYNLNVADSSLGAVAPDGTQEPSSRDGNDDLSKEDIDLIDILWRQDIDLGAGREVFNYSNRQKENEEEEEEKPKAQENKEGNEEPESWRNGVNLLGGQPVDGETGESIPEQFPARVLAPVSVEEAPSTSQGLSLAPQLSVVEPQLDLEQQWQDIMAIMELQAMEVNTSLHMSTSSNTSQTTDANSAGSFGLSPHSASINQNVSFHQASLPSCSQNVPQVFQTQVDSISSPARPSMLRVSSSNSTNINSTFGATNLTGIFLPPPMNSSSSNITTAVTNPSILQDPFSTLLEESMLDEISLLDLAMEEGFSQAQASQLEDELDSDSGLSLDSSHSPASPSSSETSCSSAASSSSTSATFSEEGAVGYSTDSEVTNAEPEEGAVGGYQPGFSKLCRMSYQDPSQFHNLPQLEGISHNHTYNLPLSSAFTEHPELPGKKNVRDKSSKFLPPQDFIDKHSSRDERRARAMKIPFSNDKIINLPVEEFNELLAKHHLSEAQLALIRDIRRRGKNKMAAQNCRKRKLDTIINLEQGVQDLRRDKARLLKEKVEFIRSIRQMKQKMQSLYQEVFTQLRDEEGRPYPPSEYSLQYSNDGSVLIMPRRISTAEQNRKTEKKQKDKKK, from the exons ATGCTTTACCTGAAAAAGTACTTCACAGAGGGCCTGATTCAGTTCACCATCCTCCTGAGTCTCATTGGGGTCCGGGTGGACTTTGACACCTATCTGAGCAACCAGCTCCCCCCGCTCAGAGAGATCATCCTGGGCCCAAGCTCAGCCTACACTCCCACACAGTTCCACAACCTGCGCAACACGCTGGATGGCTATGGCATACACCCTAAAAGTGTGGACCTCGATCACTTCTTCACAACTCGGCGTTTGCTGAACCAGGTGCGGCAGCTGGATCGTCTCTCTGTGCCCAGTACAGAGCTGAACACTTGGCTAGTGCATCGGGACTCAGAAACAGTTGTGTCCGCCAGTAGCCAATCCAGCCCCAGCATCACCCTGGACAATGGGGCCGACATAGAGGACATTAACAACCTTGACGCTACCCCGGCCATGAGGGCAGGAAGCGGAGCATCTGAATCAACGTACAACCTGAACGTAGCAGACAGCAGCCTGGGAGCGGTGGCTCCAGACGGAACGCAGGAGCCAAGCAGCAGAGATGGCAATGATGATCTTTCCAAAGAG gatATTGACTTGATAGATATATTATGGCGACAGGACATCGACCTTGGAGCTGGAAGAGAAGTGTTCAACTACAGCAACCGTCAGAAagagaatgaggaggaggaggaggagaagcccaAGGCACAGGAGAACAAGGAGGGAAACGAGGAGCCGGAGAGCTGGAGAAACGGCGTGAACCTTCTGGGAGGCCAGCCAGTAGATGGCGAGACTGGAGAGAGCATTCCAGAACAG TTCCCAGCTCGGGTTTTGGCTCCAGTGTCTGTGGAGGAAGCTCCTTCTACATCTCAGGGTCTCTCTCTCGCACCACAACTGTCTGTGGTCGAGCCACAGCTGGACCTGGAGCAGCAGTGGCAGGACATTATGGCCATCATGGAGCTACAA GCAATGGAGGTGAATACGTCGCTCCACATGTCAACGAGCAGCAACACAAGTCAGACGACTGATGCAAACTCAGCAGGAAGTTTTGGGCTCTCTCCTCACTCTGCATCAATCAACCAGAACGTCAGCTTTCACCAGGCTTCACTGCCAAGCTGCAGCCAGAATGTGCCGCAAGTGTTTCAGACACAGGTGGATTCGATTAGCTCTCCTGCGCGACCCTCCATGCTCCGAGTCTCCTCCAGCAACTCTACCAACATAAACTCCACATTTGGAGCCACCAACCTGACTGGGATCTTCCTACCCCCACCTAtgaacagttccagcagcaaCATCACCACAGCTgtcaccaacccgtctatcttGCAAGACCCCTTCAGCACACTGCTGGAGGAGTCCATGCTGGACGAGATCAGCTTACTGGATCTTGCCATGGAGGAGGGCTTCAGCCAGGCCCAGGCTTCCCAACTAGAGGATGAACTTGATTCCGATTCTGGCTTGTCCCTAGACTCCAGCCACAGTCCTGCATCTCCAAGCAGTTCTGAGAcctcctgctcttctgctgcctcctcctcatcaacttctgCCACGTTTTCAGAGGAAGGTGCCGTCGGCTATAGCACAGACTCTGAAGTCACCAATGCAGAGCCAGAGGAAGGAGCTGTTGGTGGTTATCAGCCTGGCTTCAGCAAACTCTGCAGGATGAGCTATCAGGACCCATCCCAGTTCCACAACCTCCCTCAGCTCGAGGGCATCAGCCACAATCACACGTACAACCTGCCACTTTCCTCTGCTTTCACTGAGCACCCAGAGCTCCCCGGCAAGAAGAACGTTCGAGACAAGAGCTCAAAGTTTCTGCCTCCACAGGACTTCATAGACAAGCACTCTAGTCGTGACGAACGTCGTGCCCGTGCCATGAAAATACCCTTCTCCAACGACAAGATCATCAACCTGCCCGTGGAAGAGTTCAACGAGCTTTTGGCCAAACACCACCTGAGTGAAGCCCAGCTGGCTCTGATCCGCGACATCCGCAGACGCGGCAAGAACAAGATGGCAGCTCAGAACTGCCGCAAACGCAAGCTCGATACCATCATCAACCTGGAGCAGGGAGTTCAGGACCTGAGACGCGACAAGGCCCGTTTGCTGAAGGAGAAAGTGGAGTTCATTCGCTCCATCCGACAGATGAAGCAGAAGATGCAAAGTCTGTACCAGGAAGTGTTCACTCAGCTTCGGGACGAGGAGGGCCGGCCCTATCCACCCAGCGAGTACTCTCTTCAGTACAGTAATGATGGTAGTGTGCTCATCATGCCACGGCGCATTTCCACTGCGGAGCAGAACAGGAAAACGGAGAAGAAacagaaagacaaaaagaagtga
- the cdk5rap3 gene encoding CDK5 regulatory subunit-associated protein 3, giving the protein MENIQNLPIDIQSSKLLDWLLDRRHCNIKWQGAIKVIREKINAAIQDMPENDEIKHLLSGSYIHYFHCLQIIQILKGTEASSKNFFGRYSSQRMKDWQEIVSLYEVDSVYLAEVASLLIRNVSYEGPALRKQIAKAQQQQQEFSRKEVECQNSAVDLRERYYVACKEYGIKGENVTHELQALVKDLPVVLDEVAKDAVKLEGHLKYYTAFTNFVCQWSGSLLPMLTFVLDKGNITFYEWRTGTVPTVVERPVVVEAPPETMAEDTIDWGDFGKDTVDTVVKLEEGIDWGISLESNSEDAGGIDWGDGESAPIEIEVTGTGIDCPEGVARGEDALSILETAKTRGQFIDDLNELEVFLTQRLREMAIEDDIVAMNMFQMAPSIIHEKSQQQVKKMLSEVQDLLGRLTSQRMQHLFMIQASPRYVERVSEVLRQKMKQADILALKSTTMVEKRQEALEEQARLEPRVELLAGSTRELQKLIEGDISKRYNNRPVNLMGVHV; this is encoded by the exons ATGGAG AACATTCAAAACCTTCCGATTGACATTCAATCCAGCAAGCTTTTGG ACTGGCTATTGGATCGACGTCACTGTAACATCAAATGGCAAGGTGCCATTAAAGTGATCAGAGAGAAGATCAACGCTGCCATTCAGGACATGCCTGAGAATGACGAGATCAAGCACTTGCTCTCTGGCTCCT ACATTCATTATTTTCACTGCCTACAAATAATCCAAATCCTAAAAGGAACCGAAGCGTCATCCAAAAACTTTTTTGGTAGATATTCATctcagaggatgaag GACTGGCAGGAGATTGTGTCTTTATATGAAGTGGATAGTGTTTATTTAG CTGAGGTGGCCAGCCTTCTGATTCGCAATGTGAGCTATGAAGGTCCAGCTCTAAGGAAGCAGATAGCCAAAGcgcaacagcaacagcaggagtTCAGTCGGAAGGAAGTTGAATGTCAAAACTCTGCTGTTGACCTGAGAGAACGATATTATGTTGCCTGTAAAGAGTATGGAATCAAA GGCGAAAACGTCACACATGAGCTGCAGGCTCTGGTGAAAGACCTGCCAGTGGTTCTTGATGAAGTGGCAAAGGATGCAGTGAAGTTAGAAGGACATTTGAAATATTACACAGCATTTACAAATTTTGTTTGTCAGTG GTCGGGGTCACTCTTGCCAATGCTTACCTTTGTTCTGGACAAAGGAAACATCACCTTCTATGAGTGGAGAACAGGAACTGTGCCCACAGTTGTTGAGAGGCCAGTGGTGGTGGAGGCTCCTCCTGAAACCATGGCAGAGGACACG ATTGATTGGGGTGATTTCGGCAAAGACACTGTGGATACAGTGGTAAAGCTTGAAGAGGGAATTGACTGGGGCATCAGTCTGGAGTCAAACTCTGAG GATGCAGGTGGGATCGATTGGGGCGATGGTGAATCAGCTCCTATTGAAATTGAAGTTACAGGCACAGGAATAGACT GTCCGGAAGGTGTTGCCAGGGGTGAGGATGCTCTATCAATACTGGAGACCGCAAAGACACGAGGACAGTTCATTGATGATCTGAATGAG CTGGAGGTTTTCTTGACCCAGCGACTGCGTGAGATGGCCATCGAAGATGATATAGTAGCAATGAACATGTTCCAAATGGCACCTTCCATCATTCATGAAAAATCACAGCAGCAGGTCAAGAAGATGCTGTCAGAGGTTCAGGATCTTTTGGGTCGACTCACCTCTCAACGAATGCAACACCTCTTTATGATCCAGGCATCTCCACG GTATGTTGAgcgtgtgtctgaagttctgagacagAAAATGAAGCAGGCAGATATTCTGGCTCTGAAAAGCACCACAATGGTTGAGAAAAGACAGGAAGCATTAGAAGAGCAGGCGAGGCTGGAGCCACGTGTGGAGCTGCTGGCAGGAAGCACCCGGGAACTCCAGAAACTG ATTGAAGGAGATATTTCAAAAAGATACAACAACAGGCCTGTCAATCTGATGGGGGTTCATGTGTAA